The region CCCTCCAAATCCAATAATAAAATGCTTCTTTTCCCCCCGACAAAAATTGACCCTTCATTCCTAGAAAAATTGACATGACACGAACTCCTTGGAGCCAATCGGCCAATGATGTTATTGAGCATCATTCAATGAATTTCCTTTACTTGATTAAACGATCAATCGGCCAATGGTGTTATTGAGCATCATTCAATGAATTTCCTTTACTTGATTAAACTTCAAACGATCAACTGCTCAGTATGATCATGACTTAATAGGGAACACAGTATCGAAAACAATCCTCGCAAAATTGTGTCGAACCTCTGGCAAGGATCCCAGAGCCAATGACTCGTAATGAATCTTGCTACCTTGCTTTGACACAAATCCTTGCTCCGCACCGCCTTTCACACACTCAAAAATCCGACACACTCTCAAATATAATCCCAGTGGGATCAGTACCTGCATTTTGAGATTTGATATGAAAGGTTTAAGCTTTGAAACAAAGTCTTGGGAAAAAAAAGAAGAGTAAAGTGCTAACCAAATCTGAAAAAGGTGCTTTGGAGTAGCCTGCCATTGCATGAGAGATAGCATGCTCATCAGTCATCTCGTTAAGCGCAGCCTTAACACAGCGTGCAAGATCCATAATCTCGTTTGTCAAAGCTCGAGTACTCAAATTCACAGGTTCCAGCAATTCGGGAAAGCTAGCATCATGTGGTGTGGTGATTCTTCTGACTATTTCAAATGCTTCTGCGATATTCCCACCATTGTGGATCAAAAGACTGAAGGCTGCAACTACCAAGGGATTCCGAGGTTGGTCAGATAATGCTTTGTGGAATGCCAAGATTGAAACCCTGAAAGCATAAACCTATTATTATTAAGTCTTCCTTGGTTGGTTCTAACTTTCAACGAACTTTCGAATATTCCCAACTTCTATGTATGTTTAGTCTAAAATGACAGTCGAAGAAATTGGTCTTGGATGACTTACAATGAAATTGGAAACTAAAAATGAGGAAATATACAATAGGGTATCCTTAGTTTTGAGTTAAAACTTTTACCCTCTATTTTAATATACTCATTTGATAAAACAATACATTAAACTCAAATTTGGtcacatatatttttaattttaaccaCTCCTTCACTTCCATCCATGTCGTTAAGCGTACTGGctattgaaaatattaaaaatatatttgaccAAATTCATATTTAAGATATTGTTTTTCTGTTTTGTAAAGCACAAAGTACCACATGAGTATTAGAGAGTTAAAATTGGTGTTAGGTCAAAACCAAAGTACAAAAATGGTAATACTCCCATAAAAGTAGtaactaaaaacacaaaatctTGTATAGTCTTGAAAATGGCTCTTCATATTAGATATGATACACTCAATTTGAAGCTATTTATCCTTGTGATTTTAACAAAGTTATAATGAGAACGTTTAGTTTGAATGGAACTCTATGGCTAGTGAAGTTCATACAAACTTACAAAGAAACGTCAGAAAGGCatccaaaacttttttttttttttgaaactatGCTCCCCACCTAATCCTACAATATTTGCAGATATTGGAGACTTTAAAACTATAGCAATTGCTATGAAAGAAATCAGAACGGACTCGAACCTCATGAGCAAACTACATGCTTGACCATTTGAGCAACTTTTCTCTTGCGTTATCTAAATTTAATCATTAAAGGCAGCATAGAGCATGTATTGTAATCCAATCCAAGAGTCTcaagcaacataaaaaaaaaaaagaaacccaACGCGGTCTAATACCACACAAAAGTAAGTGATCcactaaattaaaacaaaaaatcatCCCGTTATATATTTACTCTATAATGGCAAAGGAGTGCAAAACGAGCAGCATTTTATCAAAGAATCTTACCATAAGCTGCTATGGCATGGCTTGTCAGGTGCCAGAAGTTTATCCATGTTAGAAAACAGAGACTGCATAAAAACGAAATGACATTCTCTTCAGCAAAGAATAACGAAATACTACTTGATATCATTGGTTTAGCATTGTATTAATTGTAATGTTTAAATGGATAAGATTTTTTTCCCTACAAGTAATGCTATAATCAACAGTGTAAAAGAAAACCAAACTGTAGTAATGCTATAATAGGGGTGAAGTTCTAGTATCTATGTCTAATCAGGATGAGGAAGGAGAACATTAACCCAGTGGAGAATTAACATCTAACCAGTGGTCAAAAATCAATCTCATACATTCAAAACTAAATTCTCTCAACAAGCTAATAGATACTAAACAATTGGGAAAACAATCATATTACCAAAAGCATGTTTGATCTTGTGTCACGTCTTCGAAAACCACTGCGAACAAAATAAGCTGCCTGCAATTTTAGTCCATATCAAACTAGCCGTTCCAAGGTTAATAGGTAATAAAGAAATTCAAACTCTAATTAATACCTGGATGGGCAGAAGTATTTCTAAAAGTCCAAATTTCCATAATAACCTTAAAGAAGCTTCAGCAGAACCATATGCTAGCATGTAGTTGACTTCCATTAGAAGCCTTTGCTAAATcaatttataagaaaaaaaaattaagacacCTAGAAAAATTTCATGCAATATCTAATGCACTAAGAAGAGAAAAAATATGAGGGTGAAGGAAGCTTTAACCACCTTGTCAAGTCTCAAAACTGACACAGATAAATTCTTAACAGAATGAGCTGTTTCCCTTGAAATGTGAAACCCTAAACGAGCTGCAATTCTTATTCCACGAAGAATACGAGCTGCATATAAATTGGAAAGACACATTAGCTTGGTAGCTTCAGCGTGCTCATAGTTATGCATGAGTCGAAATCATTGCAAATAGAAACCAAATGAAACTGGAAATAGAAGATGCACTGACGCACCACAGTCCTGTTGGAAAGAAGTGCTTGCAGGAATCACCGTTCGCACCTATGCCCGTAGGAGATTACATGAGAATAGACGTAAGATTCAGCTATTAAAAAGTAATACTTATGAAGCCAAACTACCAATAATACAGCATACTTTAGATTTTCTTATATCTTCAACTCCTCCCAAGTAATCATACACTATACTTGCGTATGGATCAAACATTAACCTGCGCAAACAGAGAGAGAGCCATAGACCTTAAAAGAGATGGAAAATGGCAGTAACTAACATGTCAgtattaaaaacaaaataaaccaCAGAGTTGTATGCGACAGCATCAAAATCAATACTAATTAAACTACTAAGATCTATAATTAACCCGTTAATAGTGAAGTCCCGCTGCAAACAATTCCTCCAACGTGCATAATCCTTTCCATCACAACCAAAAGGAGACTGATGACTTGAGTCCTCACCAACTCTGTCTCGACATGTGCTAAAACTTGAAACCTAATTGAAGAGAATGTAAAAGAATAAATTTTTGTCAATGCCCATAGAAACTATTACAACATAAAATAGTTTTAAGACCATAAAAGTTTACAAACCTCTATAATGGTATCATCAAGGTGCACATGACATATAGGAAATCGTTTCCCAACTATTTCACACCAGGAAAATGCTTGTCTCACCTGCAAATTGAGTCAACATTGACCACATATTATGTGTTAGAAAAGGCATCTGGGATGGGAAGTTTTACTTTGACACAGAAACATTCAAATTTACAAAAAAGACTAAGATTATATTTAGTTAGGaggaaaataatagaaaaaaaaactttttatctCATTTTTTTACCTGCTTATTACAAAAGGCATTAGAAAAGCCATTCTGCTGGAATAATGAAATAGCCATtccttcattaaaaaaaaaaaggaaaggaaagaccaTTCCATTGCACGATAATTTTTTACTCATATTAAATTCATTCCGCTCCATTCTCATTCCTCTATTTTCACTATTTCCAACCAAATGACACCTTTAGATTTCTTATCATCTTTTAATTTGTTTTCTTCTTATAGTTTCAGAAACATTGTTCAGTGAAATTAACCCAAAAAAGGAACATATTAACCAGAAAATGTTAAGGTAGAAATGAGTAGTAAAGTAACCTCTTTTAGTTCAGCTGTGGTGATTATGTCAAAATCCTTGGGTGTCCGCTTTAACACAAGATCCCTAACACAACCTCCCACAAGATAAACCTCGTATCCTACAAGAATAAAGCAATATAATtgcataaaatatatacatatacaaacACACACTCCAGCCAAAGAACTATCTTTCATAAAGTTATGATAAAATTTGCCATTAAAAATGAGTTTCTCTATCTTTGCAATGCCACTgttaaaagaaaaatagtaatacCTTTTCGCTTGAGATTATTAAGAACCCTTCTCGCAGGCTTAGAGATCATAGAGTTCGTAATTCCAAGCTCCTTGGAGCTTAACTTCTTCCATTTCTGCACCTTTTCGTTCCCCGAATTCCCTAAAAAAATAAAGTTGACGACTAAAAATCCATTCTTTAGCTACTCCCAAGTAAAACAACCAAAACTTTTTTCTTACCTTTCTCATGAACCGAATCATGAGAATCTGAAATACTGTGCTTTATGATATCTGGTGGCCCTTCAAGTGCTTCAATGGCCGACGTTATCGGCCGTGGCCACACCTGTAAAAATGAATAACAGAACTGGCGCTCAAACATTCATGCAATATATACAGATATATACAGACGAAGAAGAGTTAATAGAAAATTACCTTGCGAACGAAGCTGTGAAACAGAGGGTTTCGAAGAGGGACTTGGTATGGGCAGGTGAAACCTAAGCCCGTAATCGCCATTGATGGAGCACTGAACTATTCACCATGTGGTTTTGACGCAGAGCTTAAACCCTACAACTTAcagttgatcccaaaagaggtttagcaagatttttttttttttttttttggaaatctacaaaaatacactaaaagttaaaaaaaatatgaaaaataccatacattacaaaaaaatactgaatttttggataaaaacacgaaatggaaaaattgtaaatacggagtggcaaaatcataaataaaagctgtaaaatataatttcttgtgatcaacgtttacaaactagtaaatatatgttacgaacttgtaaatatctgttacgtgtttgtaaataatatttacaaaatcagttatagaattgtagattttttcttttttttttgtagataaaacttacaaataAATTCGTaactaaaatttttatttttataacaatagtttacaagtctagttttacaactaagaaatatatttttgtaactaatatttacgaaaatattttatagttaagaaatcataaacaaaatatacataaaattattatactttttcatattgttacaatattataccaaaaaattacatgaaccatcatatttatgctatacaacttaaaaatataaatttaagatattcattatttataaaacactttattaaatatagtggtgaaatacaatattttttaaaaaacaagttttacatttttgtaacaacaatttacaaaactaatttcacaactaaaaaatttatttttgtaactcacatttacatatatatttataaatttatttacatgattattacaaagatttacaaaactaattttttaactttaaatatatttttgtaacaaaacttgaaacttggattagattatgattttgatttaacattgagtgttgagacttgactagctatgatttaaaaaatatatatataatatttttataaagaataataatattgtgattatctttaattatatactataatatatagttattaatattaattttaattaacagcatattgtaatttgtatatatatttattttttaagtaattgtataaatattaactttaatattaataaatatatttattttaaataaaaataaattaatctaccTTATTTTATTGAAGGTGgtaactataattattattacatttattattatattaattgataggcttaaatttttattaaaaattaagacaaaaaaaataaaacaaaggtagatatatatatatatatacatgtaggTGGGAAGagctgtatttttgtaatttatgagtggaaaactgtatttttgtaatttattaaagCTATCGTATAAAacaaatttttgtttatattaccGTATTTTTTTTTGGTATAGACAAATTTTAAATTATGGACCCCATGTGGGCCCAAATAGTGAATTGGATTCTGTATGGGCTTTATTGTTTTGAATAATACTGGCTTTCCAAGATTATTGCTTTTATACCAATTGATTTATTGCAAAATCCCCACAGAGCCATTTTTTCTGGCTTTCCTGAATGAACTAttgaaattaatatataatttaaaacatGTGATCTACACTTAACAAATTGTGGTatacattttaaaatattttagatcCTGTGACATACAATTTAGAACTTTTGGTAGATATTTTAAAGCATGAGCTATATATTTCAGAAATATAACATTTTGCAGCGAATAGGGTTAATGAAAAGAAATATATTAAAAGTATATCATTTTACTATAACTTAAAGAAATAGAAGTTGTGGGTTTCAATTTTCAAAGAAAAAACAGGCTAATTACAATATTAGTGGGTAAAATTTATCGGAAACTATTATTAAgcttatttatgtttaatttgcTCTTAAGGTTGGTATTTATGATACAATCTC is a window of Humulus lupulus chromosome 4, drHumLupu1.1, whole genome shotgun sequence DNA encoding:
- the LOC133829983 gene encoding uncharacterized protein LOC133829983 — protein: MAITGLGFTCPYQVPLRNPLFHSFVRKVWPRPITSAIEALEGPPDIIKHSISDSHDSVHEKGNSGNEKVQKWKKLSSKELGITNSMISKPARRVLNNLKRKGYEVYLVGGCVRDLVLKRTPKDFDIITTAELKEVRQAFSWCEIVGKRFPICHVHLDDTIIEVSSFSTCRDRVGEDSSHQSPFGCDGKDYARWRNCLQRDFTINGLMFDPYASIVYDYLGGVEDIRKSKVRTVIPASTSFQQDCARILRGIRIAARLGFHISRETAHSVKNLSVSVLRLDKQRLLMEVNYMLAYGSAEASLRLLWKFGLLEILLPIQAAYFVRSGFRRRDTRSNMLLSLFSNMDKLLAPDKPCHSSLWVSILAFHKALSDQPRNPLVVAAFSLLIHNGGNIAEAFEIVRRITTPHDASFPELLEPVNLSTRALTNEIMDLARCVKAALNEMTDEHAISHAMAGYSKAPFSDLVLIPLGLYLRVCRIFECVKGGAEQGFVSKQGSKIHYESLALGSLPEVRHNFARIVFDTVFPIKS